A window of Cryptomeria japonica chromosome 3, Sugi_1.0, whole genome shotgun sequence contains these coding sequences:
- the LOC131045787 gene encoding uncharacterized protein LOC131045787 — MTKGLDKDRALCLRPAIVSSFYETLSKPFAANPYGLAHIWNCDETGVMADRNGAMRVLVRKGSRNMSYILLKSREWITILCCINASGQSISRFYMFKGKRQIQNYIGKCEPSACMAMQQHAWMTEELFMSWLHHFKCFVPRGVSPTNMCLLIFDDHDNHVALPTIQEARMLGIDLLTLPTHTSHKLQPLDVSVFSPFKIYFKSERTAWIVRFPNLEIRRVELAELSSKSLAKALTVSNITMGFKRTRIWPLNPDALIQDMQPNTTFHINDGDDASVVQNMPSLSGVHVSPEVVVENITASRQTDSTAQVDMEQEDTNIDEDVVDTLDESLSLPFERIAPSWVVEGVVNMGVELEGEDERGTSSLPSPPEGVILEMLPIHIVNQRSGRGASTSIYLAREGQLIASDEFVEGVEFAEMRSREIEDGKQRKREQIKANKATSLLAKETNALLRKEKAILRQEKERLKELEKKEKAILRQEKERLKELEKKGKAEKLQRDKASKEHEAEERAISKQVHELARKKLLNSKSSLSMPFPDRHPVMQDLINTMLPKFPTDMNYSPTSPLPTFPGTLKYIAGVPPYGASCNPMPLELSTSDSIDVDEKMTPIAELRPSGSGSRIVLPHFFN, encoded by the exons ATGACCAAAGGCCTCGACAAAGACCGAGCACTATGTCTTAGACCAGCAATTGTTTCTTCTTTTTATGAGACATTGTCAAAACCATTTGCTGCTAATCCATATGGTCTTGCCCACATTTGGAACTGTGATGAAACAGGAGTTATGGCTGACAGAAATGGGGCAATGAGGGTGCTTGTGAGGAAAGGAAGCCGAAACATGTCTTATATACTTCTGAAGAGTCGTGAGTGGATCACAATTCTTTGTTGCATTAATGCTTCTGGACAAAGCATTTCAAGGTTCTACATGTTCAAAGGAAAGAGGCAAATACAAAATTACATAGGTAAATGTGAACCCAGTGCTTGCATGGCAATGCAACAACATGCGTGGATGACCGAGGAACTATTCATGAGTTGGTTGCACCACTTCAAGTGCTTTGTCCCTAGGGGTGTATCACCAACAAACATGTGCTTGCTGATATTCGATGACCACGACAACCATGTTGCATTGCCAACCATCCAGGAGGCAAGGATGTTGGGCATAGACTTGCTGACATTGCCAACTCACACATCTCACAAATTGCAGCCACTCGATGTGAGTGTATTCTCTCCATTCAAAATATACTTCAAATCGGAAAGAACCGCATGGATAGTAAGGTTCCCCAATCTAGAAATTAGGAGGGTTGAACTGGCAGAATTGAGCAGCAAGTCTTTGGCCAAGGCATTGACTGTTTCAAACATTACTATGGGATTCAAAAGGACGAGGATATGGCCCCTCAATCCTGATGCCCTCATCCAAGACATGCAACCCAACACCACATTCCACATTAATGATGGGGATGATGCATCTGTAGTGCAAAACATGCCCAGTCTTTCGGGAGTCCATGTATCCCCAGAAGTGGTTGTGGAAAACATTACAGCCAGCCGTCAAACGGATTCAACTGCACAAGTGGACATGGAACAGGAAGACACCAACATTGATGAAGATGTAGTTGACACTTTGGACGAGAGTCTTAGCCTTCCATTTGAGCGGATTGCACCATCCTGGGTGGTGGAAGGGGTGGTGAATATGGGTGTTGAGTTGGAAGGTGAAGACGAACGAGGGACATCTAGCTTGCCTTCACCACCAGAAGGTGTCATTCTAGAAATG TTGCCCATTCACATTGTGAACCAAAGAAGTGGTAGGGGGGCTTCAACTAGCATCTATTTGGCACGGGAAGGGCAGTTGATAGCTTCTGATGAGTTTGTTGAGGGTGTTGAGTTTGCAGAGATGAGGAGTAGAGAAATAGAGGACgggaaacaaagaaagagagagcAAATTAAAGCAAACAAGGcaacaagtttgttggccaaagaAACTAATGCACTATTGAGAAAGGAGAAGGCAATCTTGCGACaagaaaaggaaaggctaaaggAATTAGAGAAGAAGGAAAAGGCGATCTTGCGACaagaaaaggaaaggctaaaggAATTAGAGAAGAAGGGAAAGGCTGAAAAATTGCAGCGAGATAAAGCAAGCAAGGAACATGAGGCTGAGGAAAGGGCAATCTCAAAGCAGGTCCATGAGTTGGCAAGAAAGAAGTTGTTGAACAGCAAGTCCAGTCTGTCCATGCCTTTTCCCGACCGACACCCTGTAATGCAGGATCTAATTAACACAATGTTGCCCAAATTTCCAACAGACATGAATTATTCACCTACTTCCCCCTTGCCTACTTTTCCTGGTACATTGAAATATATT